Proteins encoded by one window of Molothrus ater isolate BHLD 08-10-18 breed brown headed cowbird chromosome 12, BPBGC_Mater_1.1, whole genome shotgun sequence:
- the CIDEC gene encoding cell death activator CIDE-3 isoform X1, whose translation MDGAQVCAHRLLRAPWKMDYAKSLSQRLAAPVSKCVSASASMTQQLLAGPAPRPRPYRVCNGDRSLRKGVMAPSLAELLRQAQSALALPAPIVLVLDEDGTAVETESFFRTLEEGTTLMALSKGQSWTAPKTRGYQMSLSRKPPRRIDVASVTFDLYKTHPKDLGCLNVKATLYGTYSMSYDLRCYGARRLVKEALRWALFSMQATGHVLLGTSCYMQQLLDATEEEQKEEEKSSLPLQNLLPCSLPALPYKKMSQ comes from the exons ATGGACGGAGCGCAGGTGTGCGCGCACAG gctgctccGTGCCCCTTGGAAGATGGACTACGCCAAATCCCTGAGCCAGCGCCTGGCTGCCCCCGTGTCCAA aTGTGTCTCAGCCAGCGCCTCCAtgacccagcagctgctggcggGCCCGGCCCCACGGCCCCGGCCCTACCGCGTGTGCAACGGGGACCGCAGCCTGCGCAAGGGCGTCATGGCCCCCAGCCTGGCCGAGCTGCTGCGCCAG gcCCAGAGCGCCCTGGCCCTGCCCGCGCCCATCGTGCTGGTGCTGGATGAGGACGGCACGGCCGTGGAGACTGAGTCCTTCTTCCGGACCCTGGAGGAGGGCACAACCCTGATGGCCCTGAGCAAGGGGCAGAGCTGGACTGCCCCCAAG acACGTGGCTACCAGATGAGCCTGTCCCGCAAGCCCCCGCGCAGGATCGACGTCGCCTCCGTCACCTTCGACCTGTACAAGACCCACCCGAAGGACCTGGGCTGCCTCAACGTCAAAGCCACCCTGTATGGCACCTACAGCATGTCCTACGACCTGCGCTGCTACGGGGCCCGGCGCCTGGTGAA ggaagccCTGCGCTGGGCACTGTTCAGCATGCAAGCCACGGGCCACGTCCTGCTGGGCACCTCGTGCTacatgcagcagctcctggatgcCACcgaggaggagcagaaggaagaggagaagagcTCGCTGCCCCTGCAGaacctcctgccctgcagcctccctgccctgccctacAAGAAGATGTCACAGTGA
- the CIDEC gene encoding cell death activator CIDE-3 isoform X2: MDYAKSLSQRLAAPVSKCVSASASMTQQLLAGPAPRPRPYRVCNGDRSLRKGVMAPSLAELLRQAQSALALPAPIVLVLDEDGTAVETESFFRTLEEGTTLMALSKGQSWTAPKTRGYQMSLSRKPPRRIDVASVTFDLYKTHPKDLGCLNVKATLYGTYSMSYDLRCYGARRLVKEALRWALFSMQATGHVLLGTSCYMQQLLDATEEEQKEEEKSSLPLQNLLPCSLPALPYKKMSQ; encoded by the exons ATGGACTACGCCAAATCCCTGAGCCAGCGCCTGGCTGCCCCCGTGTCCAA aTGTGTCTCAGCCAGCGCCTCCAtgacccagcagctgctggcggGCCCGGCCCCACGGCCCCGGCCCTACCGCGTGTGCAACGGGGACCGCAGCCTGCGCAAGGGCGTCATGGCCCCCAGCCTGGCCGAGCTGCTGCGCCAG gcCCAGAGCGCCCTGGCCCTGCCCGCGCCCATCGTGCTGGTGCTGGATGAGGACGGCACGGCCGTGGAGACTGAGTCCTTCTTCCGGACCCTGGAGGAGGGCACAACCCTGATGGCCCTGAGCAAGGGGCAGAGCTGGACTGCCCCCAAG acACGTGGCTACCAGATGAGCCTGTCCCGCAAGCCCCCGCGCAGGATCGACGTCGCCTCCGTCACCTTCGACCTGTACAAGACCCACCCGAAGGACCTGGGCTGCCTCAACGTCAAAGCCACCCTGTATGGCACCTACAGCATGTCCTACGACCTGCGCTGCTACGGGGCCCGGCGCCTGGTGAA ggaagccCTGCGCTGGGCACTGTTCAGCATGCAAGCCACGGGCCACGTCCTGCTGGGCACCTCGTGCTacatgcagcagctcctggatgcCACcgaggaggagcagaaggaagaggagaagagcTCGCTGCCCCTGCAGaacctcctgccctgcagcctccctgccctgccctacAAGAAGATGTCACAGTGA